In one Neobacillus sp. CF12 genomic region, the following are encoded:
- the recX gene encoding recombination regulator RecX — MAIITKITTQQKNKDRFNIFMDHGKGEEYAFSVDSAVLIRFELKKGMELDDFSILEVQYQDGIRKAYNRAVNYLARRMRSEKEIRDYLTQKEIEEPVINEVIHKLANQKYINDEEYALSYVRTQMNTTDKGPDLITMELKERGINEGIIKHVITEYPREEQVEKAIKVAEKVIKKNSKESQRIVKQKAEQFLLRKGYSFDVIHLALTEADLDKEQDEEMEAIRYQGEKTHRKYSTLTGFEYSQKMKQALFRKGFPMELIEKYLEEVEKS; from the coding sequence GTGGCTATTATAACTAAAATCACCACTCAGCAGAAAAATAAGGATCGCTTTAATATTTTTATGGACCATGGTAAAGGCGAAGAATATGCCTTTAGTGTCGATAGCGCTGTACTGATTCGATTTGAATTAAAAAAAGGGATGGAGTTGGATGACTTTTCCATCTTAGAGGTACAGTATCAAGATGGTATCAGGAAGGCCTATAACCGTGCAGTTAATTATTTAGCAAGAAGAATGAGATCAGAAAAAGAGATAAGGGACTATCTGACACAAAAGGAAATAGAAGAACCTGTTATTAATGAAGTTATTCATAAATTGGCTAACCAAAAATATATAAATGATGAGGAATATGCTCTTTCCTATGTAAGAACCCAAATGAATACAACAGATAAAGGTCCTGACTTAATCACCATGGAGTTAAAAGAGAGAGGCATCAATGAGGGAATAATCAAACATGTAATAACAGAGTACCCTAGAGAAGAGCAAGTTGAAAAAGCCATTAAGGTAGCAGAAAAGGTAATCAAAAAGAATTCAAAGGAATCGCAGCGAATCGTTAAGCAAAAAGCAGAACAATTCCTATTGAGGAAGGGCTACTCCTTCGATGTGATTCATCTGGCACTAACAGAAGCAGATTTGGATAAAGAACAAGATGAGGAAATGGAAGCCATAAGGTATCAAGGTGAAAAAACACATCGGAAATACAGCACATTAACTGGTTTCGAATACAGTCAAAAAATGAAACAAGCGCTTTTTCGTAAAGGGTTTCCAATGGAATTGATCGAAAAGTACTTAGAAGAAGTAGAAAAATCATGA
- a CDS encoding YfhE family protein, with amino-acid sequence MGGKKKKDLGRGKYTLTSTQEVLYQRDFKLADRAAGFNDSKTKL; translated from the coding sequence ATGGGTGGAAAAAAGAAAAAAGATTTAGGCAGAGGAAAATATACTTTAACCAGTACACAAGAGGTATTATATCAACGTGATTTTAAATTAGCAGACCGCGCAGCCGGCTTTAACGACAGTAAAACAAAACTTTAA
- a CDS encoding YfhD family protein, translating into MGRAQGHKTRDKNKGSLPQVPKNMKSDGNDVEYSSEFADHADLEAMARASAANQRVTNKRRK; encoded by the coding sequence ATGGGTCGTGCGCAGGGACATAAAACTCGTGATAAAAACAAAGGATCACTTCCACAGGTTCCTAAGAACATGAAGTCCGATGGAAACGATGTGGAGTATTCATCTGAATTTGCTGACCATGCAGATCTTGAGGCAATGGCACGAGCAAGTGCAGCTAACCAACGCGTAACAAACAAACGCAGAAAATAA
- a CDS encoding GNAT family N-acetyltransferase yields MEYKRITSITDPNFKKLHDLMKDIFPPEEVLEYDLWKEPLEDPGIRVFVATNGDEVVGATEYRYYPDWNIAMTDFTIISRPGLSLGRFLAQNRLKDLQQLAVDNGKELFGMFAEIYDPYRVGHEFGDVKVMDPYVRREVLSHLGYKRIDLDYVHPSWENNGEAVQGLDFCFMPMNDDVKTLPASLVADFLTTYYSILSNKPKEWLSMVEQLRRKDTISLLPL; encoded by the coding sequence ATGGAATATAAACGGATAACGAGTATTACTGATCCAAACTTTAAAAAACTTCACGACTTAATGAAAGACATTTTCCCACCAGAGGAAGTATTAGAATATGACTTATGGAAGGAACCACTAGAAGACCCAGGTATTCGTGTATTTGTTGCTACAAATGGTGATGAGGTTGTAGGGGCAACAGAGTACCGCTATTATCCAGATTGGAATATAGCAATGACGGATTTCACCATTATTAGCAGACCAGGTCTTAGCCTTGGGCGATTTTTAGCGCAGAACCGGTTAAAAGACTTGCAGCAGCTTGCAGTTGATAATGGGAAAGAGCTTTTCGGTATGTTTGCCGAAATATATGACCCCTATCGCGTAGGTCACGAATTTGGCGATGTAAAGGTAATGGACCCATATGTACGGCGTGAGGTTCTTTCCCATTTAGGGTATAAACGAATTGACTTGGATTATGTCCATCCATCTTGGGAAAATAATGGTGAAGCCGTTCAAGGACTAGACTTTTGTTTTATGCCAATGAACGATGACGTAAAAACGTTACCTGCATCGCTAGTTGCTGATTTTCTAACCACCTATTACTCCATTCTTTCAAATAAGCCAAAGGAATGGCTTAGTATGGTTGAACAATTGAGGAGAAAAGATACCATCTCCTTGTTGCCACTTTAA
- a CDS encoding GNAT family N-acetyltransferase: MYHSEFFVFDQEKPVPVVIRNYTQEDFDELIQIQSECFPPPFPSELWWNKEQLSNHVLRFPEGAMCIEVEGTLAGSLTGLVVNFSPNHMEHTWEEITDHGYIKNHDPSGNTLYIVDISVRPKYRKLGLGKLMMQAMYQVVIQKKLVRLLGGGRMPGYHKVADTLTPGQYLNKVLKGDLKDPVITFLLRCGRVPIGIVENYLDDEESCHYAALMEWRNPFIKKIGGVQFDGI; encoded by the coding sequence TTGTATCATAGTGAATTCTTCGTTTTTGACCAAGAAAAGCCAGTTCCAGTGGTCATTCGCAATTACACTCAAGAAGATTTTGATGAGCTTATTCAAATCCAATCTGAATGCTTTCCACCTCCGTTTCCATCAGAGTTATGGTGGAATAAAGAGCAATTATCCAATCATGTCTTGCGTTTTCCAGAGGGTGCTATGTGTATCGAGGTAGAGGGTACGTTAGCTGGTTCCCTTACAGGTCTGGTTGTCAATTTTAGTCCAAACCATATGGAGCATACATGGGAAGAAATTACGGACCATGGTTATATTAAGAATCATGATCCAAGTGGTAATACCCTCTATATTGTCGATATCAGTGTACGGCCAAAATATCGCAAACTAGGTCTTGGTAAACTGATGATGCAGGCCATGTACCAAGTTGTGATTCAGAAAAAACTTGTTAGGCTGCTGGGCGGCGGCAGAATGCCTGGTTATCATAAAGTGGCGGATACCCTGACACCAGGGCAGTATTTAAATAAAGTCCTAAAAGGGGATTTAAAAGATCCTGTTATTACCTTTCTGCTACGATGTGGAAGAGTGCCAATCGGCATTGTAGAAAATTACCTTGATGATGAAGAATCATGTCATTATGCCGCATTGATGGAGTGGAGAAATCCATTTATTAAAAAAATTGGGGGAGTTCAATTTGATGGAATATAA
- a CDS encoding carbon-nitrogen hydrolase family protein, which yields MKLRVSVVQYHLHTIHSFEEFAAQCEHYIKTAEEFGAEFVLFPEFFTTQLLSIGNGQGQSLTINDLPGFTDQYRELFSNFSRETNMHIIAGTHVIEKGGKLYNTAHLFYPDGRIGEQAKLHITPTEVNEWNMEKGDSFQIFETEKGKIALLTCYDIEFPEIVRMAKAKGADVIFCPSCTDDRHGFHRVRYTSHARAVENQVYVVLTGTVGALPTVDFMRANFGQAVIITPNDIPFPPKGILVEGELNNDMVVTADLDLELLYEVRERGSVTTWRDRRTDLYPDWEK from the coding sequence ATGAAATTACGCGTGTCTGTTGTACAGTATCACTTACATACGATTCACTCATTTGAAGAATTTGCCGCACAGTGTGAACATTATATAAAAACGGCTGAGGAATTTGGAGCAGAGTTTGTTCTTTTTCCTGAGTTCTTTACCACTCAGTTACTATCGATTGGAAATGGGCAGGGGCAGAGTCTGACAATTAATGATCTACCAGGATTCACCGACCAATACCGAGAATTGTTCTCTAATTTTTCCAGAGAAACGAACATGCATATTATTGCCGGTACACATGTTATTGAAAAGGGCGGCAAGCTATATAATACAGCGCATTTATTTTATCCTGATGGAAGGATTGGTGAGCAGGCGAAGCTTCATATTACCCCTACAGAAGTGAACGAGTGGAACATGGAGAAAGGTGACAGCTTTCAAATTTTTGAAACGGAAAAAGGGAAAATTGCGTTGCTTACTTGCTATGACATTGAGTTCCCTGAAATCGTCCGTATGGCAAAAGCAAAAGGGGCAGACGTAATTTTTTGTCCATCTTGTACCGATGACCGCCACGGCTTTCATCGTGTCCGATACACAAGCCATGCACGTGCTGTTGAAAACCAGGTATATGTTGTTTTAACGGGAACGGTTGGTGCCTTGCCAACTGTTGATTTCATGCGTGCTAACTTTGGTCAGGCTGTTATTATTACACCGAATGATATTCCTTTCCCGCCAAAAGGTATTCTTGTGGAGGGGGAATTGAACAACGATATGGTTGTTACAGCCGACCTTGATCTGGAGTTATTATATGAAGTGAGAGAACGAGGTTCCGTAACAACCTGGCGTGACCGCAGAACAGATTTATATCCGGATTGGGAAAAATAA
- the argH gene encoding argininosuccinate lyase has product MSKLWGGRFTKETNKLVEEFTASISFDQKLAKEDIAGSMAHVQMLGECGIIPAEDAEKIKSGLLEIKKMVDQNEVEFLVDDEDIHMNIERLLIEKIGPVGGKLHTGRSRNDQVATDMHLYLRTKTTELIKLLEDVQASLLVQAKENVNTLIPGYTHLQRAQPVSFAHHVMAYFWMFERDKERLIDSLKRVNWLPLGSGALAGTTFPIKRERVAELLGFETIYPNSMDAVSDRDFILEFLSIGAIIMTHISRLSEELVIWSSQEFQFVELDDSFCTGSSIMPQKKNPDVPELLRGKTGRTFGNLIGLLTVLKGLPLAYNKDLQEDKEGMFDTVETLEGSLMLLAPMIESMTVNKDVMRKAINNDFSNATDIADYLVRKGLPFREAHEVIGKIVLYAIQQQKFLLDLSFEEYQEFSSLFEEDIYEVLSPEHVVAVRNSFGGTSPEQVIKQIELAQGKLSQ; this is encoded by the coding sequence ATGTCCAAATTATGGGGCGGACGTTTTACAAAAGAAACAAATAAACTGGTTGAAGAATTTACAGCTTCCATTTCCTTTGATCAAAAGCTTGCTAAAGAGGACATCGCCGGCAGTATGGCGCATGTTCAAATGCTAGGTGAATGTGGTATTATTCCTGCTGAGGATGCGGAAAAAATTAAATCTGGTCTGCTTGAAATCAAAAAGATGGTGGATCAAAACGAAGTTGAGTTTTTAGTAGATGATGAAGATATTCATATGAATATTGAAAGATTATTGATTGAAAAAATAGGTCCTGTCGGCGGGAAGCTTCATACTGGCCGTAGTCGAAATGACCAAGTGGCAACCGACATGCACCTTTACCTGCGAACAAAGACAACGGAATTAATTAAATTACTTGAGGATGTTCAAGCTTCCCTGCTTGTACAGGCAAAAGAGAATGTTAACACGTTAATCCCTGGTTATACCCATCTTCAGCGTGCTCAGCCAGTCTCATTTGCTCATCATGTTATGGCTTATTTCTGGATGTTTGAACGCGATAAAGAGAGACTGATTGATAGCTTAAAGCGTGTTAATTGGCTGCCACTTGGTTCTGGTGCTTTAGCAGGGACTACTTTCCCTATTAAACGTGAGCGTGTTGCAGAGCTGCTAGGCTTTGAAACGATTTATCCAAATAGTATGGATGCTGTTAGTGATCGAGATTTTATATTGGAATTCCTCTCAATTGGCGCTATCATCATGACTCATATATCAAGATTATCGGAAGAGCTTGTGATTTGGTCAAGCCAAGAGTTTCAATTTGTTGAACTTGATGATTCATTTTGTACAGGATCCAGCATTATGCCGCAAAAGAAGAATCCAGATGTTCCTGAGCTGTTAAGAGGAAAGACAGGTCGTACTTTTGGAAATTTGATTGGCTTACTGACTGTCCTTAAGGGTTTACCACTTGCTTACAATAAGGATTTACAGGAGGACAAAGAGGGGATGTTTGATACAGTGGAGACACTGGAAGGGTCCCTGATGTTGTTAGCACCAATGATTGAAAGTATGACTGTAAACAAAGATGTGATGCGAAAAGCAATTAATAACGACTTCTCAAACGCAACAGATATTGCTGACTATTTGGTTAGAAAAGGTCTGCCATTTAGAGAAGCCCATGAAGTCATTGGGAAGATTGTTTTATATGCGATTCAGCAGCAAAAGTTCCTACTAGATCTAAGCTTTGAAGAGTACCAAGAGTTCAGTTCTTTATTTGAAGAGGATATTTACGAGGTTTTATCACCGGAGCATGTAGTTGCTGTACGAAATAGTTTCGGAGGAACCTCACCGGAACAAGTTATTAAACAAATCGAGCTTGCACAAGGAAAACTAAGTCAATGA
- a CDS encoding argininosuccinate synthase, giving the protein MAKEKIVLAYSGGLDTSVSVKWIQEKYGYDVIALGLDVGEGKDLEAIKQKALDVGAVKAYMIDAKELLAKEYILPALKANCLYEGKYPLSSALSRPLISKLLVEVAEKEGAAAVAHGCTGKGNDQVRFEVSIQALNPNLKVVAPVREWGMTRDEEIEYAQKNGIPIPVNLDNPFSIDANIWGRACEAGVLEDPWAEAPEAAFDWTAPIELTPDQAEYLEIEFEQGVPVALNGEKLPLVKLIETLNELGGKHGVGRIDHIENRLVGIKSREVYENPAALILINAHKELEFLTLTREVTQFKTQVEQQMAKIIYEGLWYSPIKPALDAFIEETQKVVTGTIRVKLHKGNHTVVGRKSPNSLYNEELATYSKGDAFDHNAAVGFIKIWGLPTKVYSEVNNKEKIMK; this is encoded by the coding sequence ATGGCAAAGGAAAAAATCGTTTTAGCTTATTCAGGTGGATTAGATACTTCCGTTTCAGTGAAATGGATTCAAGAGAAATATGGCTATGATGTCATTGCACTAGGTCTTGATGTTGGTGAGGGTAAGGATCTAGAAGCAATTAAACAAAAGGCATTGGATGTAGGGGCTGTTAAAGCTTATATGATCGATGCAAAAGAATTACTAGCAAAAGAATATATTTTGCCTGCTTTAAAGGCTAATTGTTTATATGAAGGAAAATACCCACTATCTTCTGCTCTTTCACGTCCGTTAATTTCAAAATTATTAGTGGAAGTAGCTGAAAAAGAAGGAGCTGCAGCTGTTGCTCACGGCTGTACAGGTAAAGGAAATGACCAGGTTCGCTTTGAAGTCTCCATTCAAGCGTTGAATCCAAACCTGAAGGTTGTTGCACCTGTTCGTGAGTGGGGCATGACTCGTGACGAAGAAATAGAATATGCTCAGAAAAACGGTATACCAATTCCTGTAAATTTAGATAATCCTTTCTCGATTGACGCAAACATCTGGGGACGTGCTTGTGAAGCTGGAGTCCTTGAAGATCCTTGGGCAGAAGCACCTGAAGCTGCATTTGATTGGACAGCTCCAATTGAATTAACACCAGATCAAGCTGAATATCTTGAAATTGAATTTGAGCAAGGTGTTCCAGTTGCTCTAAATGGAGAAAAGCTGCCATTAGTAAAATTAATTGAAACCTTGAACGAACTTGGCGGTAAGCATGGTGTCGGACGTATCGATCATATTGAAAATCGTCTAGTCGGAATTAAATCTAGAGAAGTGTATGAAAATCCTGCAGCGTTAATTTTAATTAATGCTCACAAAGAATTAGAATTTTTAACACTGACACGTGAAGTAACTCAGTTTAAAACTCAAGTTGAGCAGCAAATGGCGAAAATCATCTACGAAGGACTTTGGTATTCACCAATTAAGCCAGCTCTTGATGCCTTTATAGAAGAAACACAGAAGGTCGTTACAGGTACTATTCGAGTGAAACTTCATAAAGGAAACCATACCGTTGTCGGTCGTAAGTCACCAAACAGCCTTTATAATGAAGAATTGGCAACTTACTCTAAAGGTGATGCGTTCGACCACAATGCGGCTGTTGGCTTTATCAAAATTTGGGGTCTTCCAACAAAGGTATATTCTGAGGTAAATAATAAAGAAAAGATAATGAAATAA
- the argF gene encoding ornithine carbamoyltransferase, which translates to MSQQPQLKGKDFLSLSDFHSDEILYMLEEAKELKSLQKQGKPHPYLSGKVLGMIFEKSSTRTRVSFEVGMLQLGGHAIFLSSRDIQLGRGESISDTAKVLSRYIDCMMIRTFSHDSVKELAEHATVPVINGLTDLHHPTQVMADLLTIQEHKGKLAGLKMCYLGDGNNNMAHSLMEGAAKVGMHISIASPPGYLPDGKITEKAIETGKVTGSKITITHNPVDAIKDADIVVTDVWTSMGQEAETEKRLKDLGDYQVNTELCQHAKQDYIFLHCLPAHRGEEVTAEIIDGPHSVVFDEAENRLHAQKAILKLLLE; encoded by the coding sequence GTGTCACAGCAGCCACAATTAAAAGGCAAGGATTTCTTATCCTTGTCCGATTTTCATAGTGATGAAATTCTTTATATGCTAGAAGAAGCTAAGGAATTGAAGAGCCTACAAAAACAAGGAAAACCACATCCTTATTTGAGCGGAAAGGTTCTAGGGATGATATTTGAAAAATCTTCTACTCGTACTAGAGTTTCCTTTGAGGTAGGGATGCTTCAATTAGGCGGGCATGCGATTTTCTTAAGTTCAAGGGATATCCAACTGGGAAGAGGAGAAAGCATTTCAGATACGGCAAAGGTTTTATCAAGATATATCGATTGTATGATGATTAGAACGTTTTCGCATGATTCCGTTAAGGAATTGGCAGAGCATGCAACTGTTCCCGTAATAAATGGTTTAACAGATTTGCATCATCCGACTCAGGTGATGGCCGATTTACTAACGATTCAAGAGCACAAAGGTAAATTAGCAGGATTAAAAATGTGCTATTTAGGTGACGGAAACAACAATATGGCTCATTCATTAATGGAAGGAGCAGCAAAGGTTGGTATGCATATCAGCATTGCCAGCCCTCCTGGATATTTACCAGATGGGAAGATCACAGAAAAGGCGATTGAAACAGGTAAAGTAACGGGAAGCAAAATTACGATTACACATAATCCGGTTGATGCCATCAAAGATGCGGATATCGTTGTCACCGATGTTTGGACCAGTATGGGGCAAGAGGCAGAAACGGAAAAGAGACTAAAAGATTTAGGTGACTATCAAGTAAATACGGAACTATGCCAGCACGCTAAACAAGATTATATCTTTTTGCATTGCTTACCAGCACACAGAGGCGAAGAAGTAACAGCAGAAATTATTGATGGCCCGCATTCAGTCGTGTTTGATGAAGCAGAGAATAGACTTCATGCTCAAAAAGCAATTTTAAAACTTTTACTAGAATAG
- the carB gene encoding carbamoyl-phosphate synthase (glutamine-hydrolyzing) large subunit translates to MPLNKNLKKVLVIGSGPIVIGQAAEFDYAGTQACIALKEEGIEVVLINNNPATIMTDETVADKVYIEPLDVETIEKIIQKEKPDGVIGTLGGQTGLNLTVELYEKGILQKYNVALLGTSVESIKNGEDRDRFRSLMIKIDEPIPESAIIHTYEEGVSFVDEIGFPVIIRPAYTLGGHGGGFAHNAEELENVLKKGLAASPIQQVLVERSIKGWKEIEYEVIRDANDTCIIVCNMENMDPVGVHTGDSIVVAPSQTLTDVQYQMLRDSSLKVIRELEIIGGCNIQFALNPVSNQYCIIEVNPRVSRSSALASKATGYPIARTAAKCAVGYHLDEIVNPITGNTFASFEPAIDYIVVKLPRFPFDKFPEADRTLGTQMKATGEVMAIDRTFEGALNKAIRSMELNIFGLCLEANKNIANEVLFEKLEIPNDQRLFMIAEAFRRGISLEEIKQVTEIDSWFLNKINSVVDLEVELASYAWSDVPLSLLKTAKRHNISDKLLSQIYGIDEKQIRSKWKELNWKPGYKMVDTCSAEFDAVTPYYYSTWLGADEVEETNSKKILVLGSGPIRIGQGIEFDYCSVHAAKAIKKMGYEAVVINNNPETVSTDYSVADRLYFEPLTAEDVLTVIEKEKVEGVLIQFGGQTAINLAHDLEEEGVTILGTTVENVDRFEDRKEFYQLLEGLNIPHIVGETVSHKDELLAAAAGLGYPVLVRPSYVIGGQSMFTIFSEEELNYYIQQLEENSSQEKMWPLLVDRYIPGLECEVDVISDGKNVIVPGIFEHIERAGVHSGDSISVFPPISLAKETKETLIDYAEKIAKSAPIVGIMNIQFVIYQNQVLVLEVNPRSSRTVPIMSKVTGIPMIEWAVMAQLGVTLDSLSNETGLLPEPNYFSVKSPVFSRSKLKGVDHVLGPEMKSTGEVLGLGATFHEALEKAFPTSNGETENYLFCSIADREKPASLPILQQFVNESYKLIATEGTAKFLQEKGFTIEQVIKDNEDVNELFKNNTIQAVINIPNQGRNKIKFGFYIREQATRYNVPVFTHLDTVQAMVSLQAQSIAQSEVRTVTEYYNIKESGVEHVKCD, encoded by the coding sequence ATGCCATTAAATAAAAACCTAAAAAAAGTATTAGTAATTGGATCAGGTCCGATTGTAATCGGGCAGGCAGCAGAATTTGATTATGCAGGAACACAAGCCTGTATCGCTCTTAAAGAAGAGGGAATAGAGGTAGTATTAATCAATAATAACCCAGCAACGATTATGACGGACGAAACTGTTGCTGATAAAGTATATATCGAACCATTAGATGTTGAAACAATTGAAAAAATTATCCAAAAAGAAAAGCCTGATGGAGTTATTGGAACTTTAGGCGGTCAAACAGGTTTAAATCTAACAGTAGAACTCTATGAAAAAGGTATTCTTCAAAAATACAATGTAGCGTTGTTAGGAACCTCTGTAGAATCGATAAAAAATGGCGAGGACCGAGATCGGTTCCGCAGTTTAATGATAAAGATTGACGAACCCATTCCAGAATCTGCAATTATTCATACGTACGAAGAGGGCGTATCGTTCGTAGACGAAATAGGCTTCCCTGTTATTATCCGACCGGCCTATACACTAGGCGGACACGGCGGCGGCTTTGCCCATAATGCGGAAGAACTTGAAAATGTTCTGAAAAAGGGATTAGCAGCAAGTCCGATTCAGCAAGTTCTCGTTGAAAGAAGTATTAAAGGCTGGAAGGAAATTGAATATGAAGTCATAAGGGATGCAAATGACACATGTATCATTGTTTGTAATATGGAAAATATGGATCCTGTTGGTGTTCATACAGGTGACTCCATTGTTGTTGCTCCATCACAAACATTGACAGATGTTCAATACCAAATGCTGCGGGACTCTTCTTTAAAAGTAATACGAGAATTAGAGATTATTGGCGGCTGTAACATCCAGTTTGCTCTTAACCCTGTATCAAATCAGTACTGCATTATCGAGGTAAACCCAAGGGTAAGCCGTTCTTCAGCATTAGCGTCAAAGGCGACTGGATATCCGATTGCTAGGACAGCGGCTAAATGTGCGGTAGGTTATCATTTAGATGAGATTGTGAACCCTATAACAGGTAATACCTTTGCGTCTTTTGAACCAGCGATTGATTATATTGTTGTGAAACTTCCACGTTTTCCATTTGATAAGTTTCCAGAAGCAGACCGTACTTTAGGAACACAAATGAAGGCAACAGGAGAAGTAATGGCAATTGACCGAACGTTTGAAGGTGCACTAAATAAAGCAATCCGATCAATGGAATTAAATATTTTTGGACTTTGTCTGGAAGCAAATAAAAATATAGCCAATGAGGTTTTATTTGAAAAACTTGAAATACCAAATGACCAAAGATTATTTATGATTGCTGAAGCATTCAGAAGAGGAATTTCCCTAGAGGAAATTAAGCAGGTAACGGAGATCGATTCATGGTTTTTAAACAAAATTAACAGTGTTGTTGACTTAGAAGTGGAATTAGCTTCCTATGCATGGAGTGATGTACCACTCTCATTGTTAAAAACAGCGAAGCGTCATAATATTTCTGATAAATTACTTTCACAAATTTACGGCATAGATGAAAAGCAGATAAGAAGTAAATGGAAAGAACTCAATTGGAAACCTGGATACAAGATGGTTGATACCTGTTCTGCAGAATTTGATGCGGTTACCCCTTATTACTACTCGACATGGCTGGGAGCGGATGAGGTAGAGGAAACAAACAGTAAGAAAATTCTTGTTCTTGGTTCCGGTCCAATTAGGATTGGTCAAGGAATTGAATTTGATTATTGCTCTGTCCATGCTGCAAAAGCGATTAAGAAGATGGGCTATGAAGCAGTTGTAATCAATAATAACCCTGAAACCGTTAGTACGGATTACTCAGTAGCGGACCGCCTTTATTTTGAACCATTAACAGCAGAAGATGTTCTTACTGTTATTGAAAAAGAGAAAGTTGAAGGTGTGTTGATTCAATTCGGAGGGCAAACAGCGATAAATTTAGCTCATGACCTTGAAGAAGAAGGAGTAACAATTTTAGGCACAACGGTAGAAAATGTTGATCGTTTCGAGGATCGAAAAGAATTTTATCAGTTACTTGAAGGTCTAAACATTCCACATATTGTGGGTGAGACCGTTTCACATAAAGATGAATTACTGGCAGCAGCAGCAGGACTTGGTTATCCAGTATTGGTTCGCCCATCCTATGTCATTGGCGGACAATCCATGTTTACGATTTTTTCAGAAGAAGAATTAAACTACTATATCCAGCAACTAGAGGAAAACTCCTCACAGGAAAAAATGTGGCCGTTATTAGTAGATCGCTATATTCCTGGATTAGAATGTGAAGTTGATGTTATTAGCGATGGAAAGAATGTTATTGTCCCAGGAATCTTTGAACATATTGAAAGGGCCGGCGTTCATTCTGGAGATAGTATAAGTGTTTTCCCGCCAATCTCATTAGCGAAAGAGACGAAAGAAACATTAATCGATTATGCTGAAAAAATTGCCAAATCTGCACCGATTGTCGGCATAATGAATATCCAATTTGTTATCTATCAAAATCAAGTACTTGTGTTGGAAGTCAATCCACGTTCTTCAAGGACGGTTCCAATCATGAGTAAGGTTACAGGAATTCCAATGATTGAATGGGCAGTAATGGCTCAATTGGGAGTAACCTTGGATTCTCTATCAAATGAAACTGGTTTATTACCAGAACCTAATTATTTTTCGGTAAAGTCACCTGTATTTTCAAGAAGCAAATTAAAGGGAGTCGATCACGTCCTTGGACCTGAAATGAAGTCAACTGGTGAGGTTCTAGGATTAGGAGCTACCTTTCATGAAGCGCTCGAAAAGGCGTTCCCAACATCAAACGGAGAAACTGAGAACTATCTGTTCTGTTCAATCGCGGATCGGGAAAAACCAGCCAGCCTTCCAATTCTCCAACAGTTTGTTAATGAAAGTTATAAGCTGATTGCAACCGAAGGGACAGCAAAATTCCTTCAAGAAAAAGGCTTTACAATTGAACAGGTTATTAAGGATAACGAAGATGTAAATGAACTTTTCAAAAACAATACCATACAAGCAGTTATTAATATACCGAACCAAGGAAGAAACAAAATTAAATTTGGTTTTTACATTCGTGAACAAGCGACCCGCTACAATGTACCGGTATTTACACATCTAGATACAGTGCAAGCAATGGTTAGCCTTCAGGCTCAATCGATCGCTCAATCTGAGGTACGAACCGTAACGGAATATTACAATATTAAAGAGAGCGGTGTGGAGCATGTCAAATGTGATTAA